A region from the Saccharicrinis carchari genome encodes:
- a CDS encoding YfhO family protein, with amino-acid sequence MIDKIKSSLPYIGTVLLFVVLSFAYFSPVLKNKTLLQMDNSHAIGMAQELESFEKETGETSQWTNSAFSGMPAYQIKGDSSKNIFSYINRVMRLALPYHTVAILFLYLLGFYIFLLSLKMDWRFALIGALAFGFGSYNLIIIVAGHITKAYTIALMAPVIGGILYTYNRNVWMGGIFTTVAVGLQIAYNHVQVTYYLALLILVLITSRFVYAILHKTIQHFIKASLVLLGAALLAVLPNITNLWTTYEYGKYSIRGKSELSNYEGAAEHSGLDKDYALAWSLEPQGSWTLLIPNAVGGASEAIANNPSALAEVEDRFKETVGGQSQYWGGRPFTSGPVYAGAVVCFLFMLGMFFYGGPDKWWLVAGTVLSLLLSWGKHFMPFTDFMFYNFPLYNKFRTVEMAMLIASFTIPTLGLLGLREVYKKPQLIREASWKFFAAFGLTGGISLLFYLFPAVFFNFISDMELSSILQQKQQAMQENAAQAGQISSYFDGIVYNLKVARATLFKMDAFRSFAFILIASASVWFFATNKLSGKYLIWGLGLLILVDHWGVDKRYLNNEHFESKRNVGREFALSESDKAINSLKQDGDRVFTIYRDPFKEVSTSYHHESIGGYHGAKLRRYQDLIDKYLMNDLQILIGTLQSQSSEQELQNSLANMSVLNMLNARFVVYSPKAAPIINHSAFGDAWFVKGIYPVDAPDGAIDALSYVPLKDKAVVNISEFDQLKDYKLDDVSGSLELKSYKPNQLLYDYSIEQEQLAVFSQIYYPKGWNAYVDGEKVAIYRTNYILRAVMLPQGEHTLEFRFEPSSYRVGQLISLISSLLILALIGWAALKLLKKK; translated from the coding sequence ATGATTGACAAAATAAAATCATCCTTGCCCTATATCGGAACCGTTTTATTATTTGTTGTATTGAGTTTCGCCTATTTTAGCCCTGTGCTAAAAAACAAAACACTGCTTCAAATGGACAACAGTCATGCCATTGGCATGGCACAGGAGCTGGAATCTTTTGAGAAAGAAACAGGCGAAACCTCGCAATGGACCAATAGTGCCTTTAGTGGCATGCCTGCGTACCAGATAAAAGGCGACAGTTCAAAAAATATTTTTTCGTATATCAATAGAGTGATGCGTCTGGCCTTGCCTTATCATACCGTGGCCATTCTGTTTTTGTATTTGCTGGGTTTCTATATCTTTTTACTGAGCCTTAAGATGGACTGGCGTTTTGCCCTTATTGGTGCCCTGGCCTTTGGCTTTGGCTCCTATAATTTGATAATTATTGTGGCCGGCCACATTACCAAAGCCTATACCATAGCATTGATGGCACCTGTTATTGGCGGCATACTTTATACCTACAACCGTAATGTGTGGATGGGAGGGATATTTACAACCGTAGCGGTGGGTTTACAGATTGCCTATAATCACGTTCAGGTTACCTATTATTTAGCCTTGTTGATATTGGTGCTGATAACTTCCAGATTTGTTTACGCCATTCTACACAAAACCATACAGCACTTCATTAAGGCTTCGTTGGTGCTTCTGGGGGCAGCATTGTTGGCCGTTCTACCAAATATAACCAACCTATGGACAACCTACGAATACGGTAAATACAGTATTCGCGGTAAATCAGAATTAAGCAATTACGAAGGTGCAGCCGAACACAGTGGTTTAGATAAAGATTATGCCCTTGCCTGGAGCCTGGAGCCACAAGGTTCCTGGACCTTGTTGATTCCCAATGCAGTTGGCGGCGCATCCGAGGCAATTGCCAACAATCCTTCAGCATTAGCCGAAGTTGAGGACAGGTTTAAAGAAACGGTGGGTGGACAAAGCCAATACTGGGGAGGACGCCCGTTTACCTCAGGGCCCGTTTATGCTGGGGCAGTGGTCTGTTTTTTATTTATGCTGGGCATGTTTTTTTATGGTGGACCGGATAAATGGTGGCTTGTGGCTGGAACGGTATTATCGCTATTGCTGTCTTGGGGAAAGCATTTTATGCCGTTCACCGATTTTATGTTTTACAATTTCCCGCTCTACAACAAGTTTCGTACGGTTGAAATGGCCATGCTAATCGCATCCTTTACTATCCCAACCCTGGGTTTATTGGGGCTTCGAGAAGTGTACAAAAAACCGCAGCTGATACGTGAAGCCAGCTGGAAATTTTTTGCGGCCTTTGGGCTGACAGGTGGCATAAGTTTACTATTTTACCTTTTCCCTGCTGTTTTCTTTAACTTTATTAGCGACATGGAACTGAGTTCCATTTTGCAGCAAAAACAGCAAGCCATGCAAGAGAACGCTGCCCAGGCAGGGCAAATTTCCTCCTATTTTGATGGGATTGTATACAACTTAAAAGTAGCCAGAGCTACTTTGTTTAAAATGGATGCTTTCAGATCTTTTGCATTTATACTCATCGCATCGGCATCGGTTTGGTTTTTCGCTACTAACAAACTCTCAGGCAAGTACCTTATTTGGGGATTGGGTTTGTTAATATTGGTTGACCATTGGGGGGTGGATAAAAGATATTTAAATAACGAACATTTCGAAAGTAAAAGAAATGTGGGTCGTGAATTTGCATTAAGTGAGTCGGATAAGGCGATCAATTCATTAAAGCAGGATGGCGACCGCGTATTTACTATTTATCGCGATCCGTTTAAGGAAGTAAGCACATCCTACCATCACGAATCTATTGGTGGATACCATGGTGCCAAGCTGCGCCGTTACCAGGATTTGATTGATAAATATTTAATGAATGATTTGCAAATCCTGATCGGGACATTACAAAGCCAGAGCAGCGAGCAGGAACTGCAAAACAGCTTAGCAAACATGAGCGTGTTAAATATGCTTAACGCCCGCTTTGTAGTATACAGCCCCAAGGCTGCACCTATAATAAACCATAGTGCTTTTGGCGACGCGTGGTTTGTAAAAGGCATATACCCTGTTGATGCACCTGATGGTGCCATCGATGCATTGAGCTATGTGCCTTTAAAGGATAAAGCAGTAGTTAATATTTCCGAATTTGACCAGTTAAAAGATTACAAGTTAGATGATGTATCCGGATCGTTAGAGCTAAAAAGTTATAAGCCAAATCAACTATTATATGATTACTCAATAGAGCAGGAGCAACTGGCTGTGTTTTCGCAAATATATTATCCCAAAGGATGGAATGCCTATGTGGATGGCGAAAAGGTAGCTATTTATCGCACCAACTATATTTTACGTGCAGTAATGCTACCGCAGGGTGAACACACCCTGGAGTTTAGGTTTGAGCCTTCATCGTACAGGGTGGGTCAATTAATTTCACTTATTAGTTCCTTGTTAATATTGGCATTGATAGGATGGGCAGCTTTAAAACTGTTAAAAAAGAAGTAA
- a CDS encoding SpoIIE family protein phosphatase produces MNILLDIAQTINEDHSIDDLLSEFEVLLTEELEVGKILVFTFADGKWDNLLNSGVTKEEVANIDVQRDLIQYKNIENVTISHPPQLKGFDAVIPLFHRYNAIGFVLIGDVEEEQTGISPTIKHLKLIQIISNLIIVFIENKRMQGQVIEQEAMRKEMELASRIQTKLVPSDDHLPISTKYAIHTFYHPQYEVGGDYYDFIRLSKNVLGFCIADVSGKGISAAMLMSNFQAVFRALYTPSIRLKKLAHLLNSKVNMSANNEKFITMFLGKYNTLTRTLTYINAGHLPPMLFDPKREQLVSLDKGCIGLGMLDEIPSIEVGKIRVPRNAKFLAFTDGLVELENDSQIESSMKPIEDIISNNEDIESNMNDLKKLISQQLAKGSVFDDISVTGIGFK; encoded by the coding sequence TTGAATATACTACTCGATATTGCGCAAACAATAAACGAAGATCACAGTATAGACGATTTATTGTCGGAGTTTGAGGTGCTTTTAACAGAAGAGCTGGAAGTAGGTAAAATATTGGTTTTTACCTTTGCCGACGGCAAATGGGATAATCTGTTAAATTCGGGAGTTACCAAAGAAGAGGTAGCCAACATTGATGTACAGCGCGACCTGATACAATATAAAAATATTGAAAACGTAACTATTTCGCACCCTCCCCAGCTAAAGGGTTTTGATGCGGTAATACCACTTTTTCATCGTTATAATGCCATAGGTTTTGTGTTAATAGGCGATGTAGAGGAGGAGCAAACCGGTATCAGTCCTACTATAAAACACCTAAAGCTTATCCAAATTATCTCCAACCTTATCATTGTTTTTATCGAAAACAAAAGGATGCAAGGACAGGTTATTGAGCAGGAGGCCATGAGAAAGGAAATGGAGCTGGCATCGCGCATCCAAACCAAACTGGTACCCTCCGACGACCATTTGCCCATCAGTACTAAGTACGCCATCCATACTTTTTATCATCCCCAGTACGAAGTAGGTGGCGATTACTACGATTTTATCCGCTTATCAAAAAACGTATTAGGGTTTTGTATTGCCGATGTATCCGGAAAAGGAATATCGGCAGCCATGCTCATGTCTAACTTTCAAGCCGTTTTTCGTGCACTCTATACGCCCAGTATACGGCTTAAAAAACTGGCTCATCTGCTCAACAGCAAAGTAAATATGAGTGCCAATAACGAAAAGTTTATTACCATGTTTCTGGGCAAGTACAACACCCTTACCCGAACACTTACCTACATCAATGCCGGCCATCTTCCGCCTATGTTGTTTGATCCCAAGCGTGAGCAACTTGTCAGTCTCGACAAAGGATGTATTGGTTTGGGTATGCTCGACGAAATACCCAGCATAGAGGTTGGGAAGATACGTGTTCCCCGAAATGCCAAATTTCTTGCTTTTACCGATGGACTGGTAGAATTAGAGAACGACAGCCAGATAGAATCGAGTATGAAACCCATCGAAGATATCATTTCAAACAACGAAGATATCGAAAGCAATATGAATGATTTAAAAAAACTGATTTCACAACAGCTTGCAAAGGGATCTGTTTTCGATGATATTTCGGTTACCGGTATTGGGTTTAAATAA
- the efp gene encoding elongation factor P: MATTADIRNGMCIEFKNDLYSVVQFQHVKPGKGPAFVRTKLKNVSTGKVLENTFSVGVKLNEQRVERRSYQFLYKEDLGYVFMNNETYEQVIIEEKLIDNHDFLKDGLNCEVVYHADTETPLLVDLPINIEFEVTYTEPGVRGDTSSTNSLKAATIDTGSQIMVPLFVNTGDWIKVDTRDRSYVERVKK; this comes from the coding sequence ATGGCAACTACTGCTGATATTAGAAATGGGATGTGTATTGAATTCAAGAACGACTTGTATTCTGTAGTGCAGTTTCAACATGTTAAACCGGGTAAAGGCCCGGCCTTTGTGCGTACCAAACTAAAGAATGTTTCAACCGGTAAGGTACTCGAAAACACCTTTTCGGTAGGGGTAAAATTGAATGAGCAACGCGTAGAGCGTCGTAGCTACCAGTTTTTATACAAGGAGGATTTGGGATATGTTTTTATGAACAATGAAACCTATGAACAAGTAATTATTGAGGAAAAACTGATAGATAATCACGATTTTTTAAAAGATGGCTTAAACTGCGAAGTAGTGTATCATGCCGATACCGAAACACCTCTTTTAGTTGACCTGCCCATAAACATTGAATTTGAAGTTACCTACACCGAGCCAGGCGTGAGGGGCGACACATCTTCTACCAACTCGTTGAAAGCCGCTACCATTGATACCGGTTCGCAAATAATGGTGCCCCTGTTTGTTAATACGGGCGATTGGATAAAAGTGGATACACGCGACCGCAGTTATGTAGAACGTGTAAAAAAATAG
- a CDS encoding helix-turn-helix domain-containing protein — translation MKLLGERIRRRRESLHMQLNELAKKVGVSSSALSQIEKAKASPSIVTLKAIADSLRTTVGALIGENEVLTKNPLVRFEEKSFVEKNASGTSLYLLSNHGNNKEMETFLVHFEENSDADTLMKVHPGQEFCFVLKGEIEIQLEDRIFILQEKDSFYFNSNRMHSARNRAKGISQVLWVVTPPEE, via the coding sequence ATGAAACTCTTAGGAGAACGAATAAGGAGGAGAAGAGAAAGTTTGCACATGCAACTAAATGAGCTTGCTAAAAAAGTGGGTGTTAGTTCCAGTGCTTTGTCGCAAATAGAGAAGGCGAAGGCATCGCCCTCAATTGTAACACTTAAGGCTATTGCAGATAGCCTCCGTACTACGGTTGGTGCATTAATAGGCGAAAATGAAGTTTTAACGAAAAACCCATTGGTACGATTTGAGGAGAAGAGTTTTGTTGAAAAGAATGCATCGGGAACCTCATTATACCTGTTATCGAACCATGGTAATAATAAAGAAATGGAAACATTTCTTGTTCATTTTGAGGAGAATTCTGATGCGGATACACTAATGAAGGTGCATCCGGGACAGGAGTTCTGTTTTGTTTTAAAAGGTGAAATTGAGATACAATTAGAAGATAGAATTTTTATTCTGCAAGAAAAAGATAGTTTTTATTTCAACTCGAACAGGATGCATTCGGCGCGAAACAGAGCAAAAGGTATCTCACAAGTATTATGGGTGGTAACACCTCCCGAAGAATAA
- a CDS encoding DUF4914 family protein — MKDLFKVVKEKNISLPENIASLLKECKSLTVFNTTDELATAATNGKENVEYEVKYDVPGKGEYVEATVQQVKNGISANYTEAYMRRRDPATMVIADDKPTDKKTFKEKYGYDFPKLQEETFAWMKEQDLALFFYFAGRVNIGSLGIAIAPANAAFFAMGLSMLQEMVSLEELKEDAEIKSVIFVAPVFRHTHFDGKQVVVHNRTEKIHELYSYNLYPGPSAKKGLYGVLLTQGEEENWVTAHCSAVQSISPYDNITTFMHEGASGGGKSELHQHIVREPGGRVLIGQNSITGEERFITIPRFCSFNPVADDMAFCHPSLQRQNGKLRIIDAENAWFVRVDSVNQYGDDPTLEKTTIAPAEPLLFLNIDTQPRSTALIWDHIEDEPGKPCPNPRVIIPRKIVPNVVDKPVSVDIRSFGLRAPQCTKEAPSYGIAGMFHVLPPALAWLWRLVAPRGHNNPSIVSSGGMESEGVGSYWPFATGKRIPHANMLLKQIINTPRTTFTLVPNQNIGAWKVGFKPQLLMREYLTRRGAAKLRTDQYQASRCPLLGYELNYLTLEGSKIPSRFLKVYNQPEVGLEGYDAGAEMLQKFFKTELQKYLQSDLLQTGKRIIDACLSNASIEEYNEIVPMSFQYDYSFNNIEDYEQSSDFNGVKG, encoded by the coding sequence ATGAAAGATTTATTTAAGGTTGTTAAAGAAAAAAACATAAGCTTGCCCGAAAATATTGCAAGTTTATTAAAGGAATGCAAAAGCTTAACGGTATTTAATACCACGGATGAACTGGCAACGGCAGCTACAAATGGGAAAGAAAATGTTGAATATGAGGTAAAGTATGATGTGCCCGGCAAAGGTGAATATGTAGAGGCCACTGTGCAACAGGTAAAGAATGGGATATCGGCTAATTATACAGAGGCTTATATGCGCAGACGCGACCCTGCCACCATGGTAATAGCTGACGACAAGCCAACCGATAAAAAAACATTTAAAGAGAAGTATGGCTATGATTTCCCTAAGTTACAAGAGGAAACTTTTGCTTGGATGAAGGAACAGGACTTAGCCTTATTTTTTTATTTTGCCGGAAGAGTAAACATTGGTTCGCTTGGCATAGCTATTGCTCCCGCCAATGCGGCCTTTTTTGCTATGGGTTTATCTATGTTGCAGGAAATGGTTTCTCTGGAAGAATTAAAGGAAGATGCAGAAATTAAATCGGTAATTTTTGTTGCGCCTGTATTTCGCCATACACATTTCGATGGTAAGCAGGTAGTGGTGCATAATCGTACCGAAAAAATACATGAGTTATATTCATATAATTTATATCCGGGACCGAGCGCAAAAAAAGGACTATATGGGGTGTTACTAACACAAGGAGAAGAAGAAAACTGGGTAACGGCGCATTGTTCAGCAGTGCAGTCAATAAGCCCTTACGACAACATCACCACCTTTATGCACGAGGGCGCCAGTGGAGGAGGCAAGAGCGAATTGCACCAGCATATTGTGCGCGAGCCCGGAGGCAGAGTACTGATAGGACAAAATTCTATAACAGGGGAAGAAAGATTTATTACTATTCCCCGATTTTGCTCTTTCAACCCGGTGGCGGATGATATGGCCTTCTGTCATCCTTCGTTACAGAGGCAAAACGGAAAGCTACGAATCATTGATGCTGAAAACGCCTGGTTTGTGCGGGTAGATAGCGTTAATCAGTATGGTGACGATCCAACCTTAGAAAAAACGACCATCGCACCTGCCGAACCTTTACTGTTTCTTAATATCGACACGCAACCCCGATCTACCGCCTTAATTTGGGATCACATTGAGGATGAGCCGGGCAAACCCTGTCCGAATCCCCGAGTTATAATCCCACGTAAAATTGTCCCCAATGTGGTAGATAAGCCGGTTTCTGTTGATATCCGTAGCTTTGGCTTAAGGGCACCTCAATGTACCAAAGAAGCTCCTTCGTATGGTATTGCCGGCATGTTTCATGTTTTACCACCTGCTTTAGCTTGGTTGTGGCGTTTGGTTGCCCCACGTGGCCATAACAACCCGAGCATTGTTAGTTCGGGAGGCATGGAGAGCGAAGGCGTTGGCTCCTACTGGCCATTTGCCACCGGAAAACGCATCCCCCATGCCAATATGCTGCTCAAACAAATTATCAATACCCCGCGAACTACATTTACGTTGGTACCTAACCAAAATATTGGCGCCTGGAAGGTGGGTTTTAAACCTCAACTGTTAATGCGCGAATACCTAACCCGCAGGGGGGCAGCCAAGTTGAGAACAGACCAGTACCAAGCTTCGCGATGCCCACTTTTAGGCTACGAATTAAACTATCTAACCCTGGAAGGCTCTAAAATACCTTCGCGTTTTCTGAAAGTATACAACCAACCCGAAGTTGGCCTGGAGGGTTACGATGCCGGTGCCGAAATGTTACAAAAGTTCTTTAAAACAGAATTACAGAAATACCTGCAAAGCGATTTGCTTCAAACGGGTAAACGAATTATTGATGCTTGTTTATCTAATGCAAGTATTGAGGAATATAATGAAATAGTTCCAATGAGTTTCCAATATGATTATTCATTTAACAATATAGAAGACTATGAGCAAAGTAGTGATTTTAATGGGGTCAAAGGCTGA
- a CDS encoding MFS transporter: MEKRYNIIAAFFIMLCLGSIYAWSIFVPELIDTYGLTTAQTQLIFGTVISVFTLTMIGATALMQKLGPRILATISGLLYFIGYFIAFLSEGNFLYDGHGNVLSR, encoded by the coding sequence ATGGAGAAGAGATATAATATTATCGCGGCCTTTTTTATTATGCTCTGTTTAGGCAGCATATATGCATGGAGCATATTTGTACCTGAACTGATAGACACTTATGGTCTAACAACAGCACAAACGCAATTGATATTCGGAACGGTTATTAGTGTTTTTACCCTAACAATGATAGGGGCAACCGCACTAATGCAGAAATTGGGCCCTCGTATTTTGGCCACCATTTCCGGACTTCTCTATTTTATCGGATATTTTATTGCCTTCCTTTCGGAAGGCAATTTTTTGTATGACGGGCATGGTAACGTGCTATCAAGATGA
- the ltrA gene encoding group II intron reverse transcriptase/maturase, producing the protein MEHQQQIAYQRDMFIEHTQEAIGQSGNRKDVNGAKTRLTEQLDKETSQGRVFAEGLIGIVCSSENINRAYKQVKKNKGVAGVDNVPVGNFAEWFAKEGDELVNQILRGEYLPSVVKLVEIPKPNGGVRQLGIPTVQDRILQQAISQVLTPIYEQVFSDHSYGFRPKRSAKHAIERASSYVKDGRNIVVDMDMKSFFDEVNHDRLMYRLSQLIQDKPLLKLIRKYLQSGVMTGGLVHQRLKGTPQGSPLSPLLSNIVLDELDKELEKRGHYFVRYADDFSIFVRSQRAGERVKESVCSYLTGKLKLKVNEQKSQVCKSSETKFLGFTILDPGIITISVQSVSRFKKKVRELTKRNRGIALEQVVSELEPILRGWLNYFRVAKCKRLLRNLDAWIRRKLRCYRLKQCKRTITLKRFLKSLGVPNWQSWILALSGRGWWRKSGCPQVHQAMNLKWFNDLGLFNLSIKYSLL; encoded by the coding sequence ATGGAGCACCAGCAACAAATAGCTTACCAGCGTGATATGTTCATAGAACATACACAGGAGGCTATTGGTCAATCTGGAAATCGTAAAGACGTAAACGGCGCGAAAACACGATTGACGGAGCAATTAGATAAAGAGACGAGTCAAGGACGAGTCTTTGCAGAAGGATTAATCGGCATTGTATGCTCATCAGAAAATATCAACCGAGCATACAAACAAGTGAAAAAGAACAAGGGCGTAGCGGGAGTAGACAATGTTCCCGTAGGAAATTTCGCTGAATGGTTTGCAAAAGAAGGAGATGAGTTAGTCAACCAAATACTTCGGGGCGAATACCTTCCCTCGGTAGTGAAATTAGTAGAAATACCCAAGCCCAATGGCGGTGTACGTCAGTTAGGGATTCCAACCGTACAGGACCGGATTCTCCAACAGGCAATTTCACAGGTGTTAACCCCCATTTACGAGCAAGTATTTTCAGATCACAGTTACGGTTTTCGTCCAAAACGCAGCGCAAAGCACGCCATAGAGCGAGCAAGCAGCTATGTTAAGGACGGCAGAAATATAGTTGTTGATATGGATATGAAGAGTTTCTTTGATGAAGTTAACCATGATAGACTGATGTATCGTCTATCACAGCTTATTCAAGACAAACCTCTTCTAAAGCTTATACGCAAATACTTACAAAGTGGAGTTATGACAGGTGGACTAGTCCATCAACGTTTGAAAGGCACCCCCCAAGGAAGCCCACTTTCCCCACTCTTATCTAATATTGTTTTAGACGAACTAGATAAGGAACTCGAAAAGCGAGGGCATTACTTTGTTCGGTATGCAGACGATTTCAGCATATTTGTTCGCAGCCAAAGAGCAGGCGAGAGGGTGAAGGAATCAGTCTGTTCATACCTCACAGGCAAACTTAAATTGAAAGTTAATGAACAGAAAAGTCAGGTTTGTAAAAGTAGCGAGACAAAATTCTTAGGGTTTACCATACTTGATCCGGGTATTATTACAATATCCGTCCAAAGTGTAAGCCGCTTTAAGAAGAAGGTACGAGAACTAACGAAGAGAAATCGGGGTATTGCTTTGGAGCAAGTAGTATCAGAACTCGAACCGATACTCCGAGGATGGTTAAATTACTTTAGAGTTGCGAAATGCAAAAGACTTTTACGGAATCTTGATGCTTGGATTAGGCGTAAACTCAGATGTTATCGCCTGAAACAATGCAAACGAACCATAACACTTAAACGCTTTCTTAAAAGTTTGGGCGTTCCTAACTGGCAAAGTTGGATTTTAGCCCTTTCAGGTAGAGGGTGGTGGCGTAAATCGGGATGTCCACAAGTTCATCAAGCCATGAACCTTAAATGGTTCAATGATTTAGGATTGTTTAATTTGTCGATTAAATACAGTTTGTTATAA
- a CDS encoding MFS transporter, with product MRGRGSNPSTYSIILWMGIGLLGGIGTGMGYLVSLTVPVKSFPQKKGLITGVVVAGFGAGAILLTYLADFLFKNSVGVLHVFLYWGTLYGLIIILAAQQLKTSGLKASQISYSSVTPMNGVVLFKLILGIFAGTFTGLLIIGNLKPIAQMQEVSMYAIPLAISLFALSNFTGRIVWGWMSDRIGNTLLIPTALLVQGAVSMSLFSVPVSDIQFISLIILIGFCFGAHFVLFAKDTIQMFGIDNYAKIYPFIFLGYGFAGIAGPFIGGWVVDLTGEYMYAILLAFTLSIVATFIYVFIDKKVHVTNRAFQIR from the coding sequence GTGAGAGGGCGAGGGAGTAATCCCTCTACCTACTCGATTATCCTATGGATGGGTATAGGCTTATTAGGAGGCATAGGAACAGGAATGGGTTATCTGGTTTCGTTAACTGTACCGGTAAAATCGTTTCCACAAAAAAAAGGGCTTATAACAGGTGTTGTTGTCGCAGGTTTTGGGGCAGGAGCTATCTTATTAACCTACCTGGCCGATTTTCTTTTTAAAAATAGCGTAGGTGTATTACATGTTTTCCTGTATTGGGGCACCTTGTATGGTTTGATAATCATACTTGCTGCTCAACAACTTAAAACATCCGGCTTAAAAGCCTCTCAAATTAGTTATTCGTCCGTAACCCCAATGAATGGCGTTGTTTTATTTAAACTGATCTTGGGTATTTTTGCGGGTACTTTTACCGGATTATTAATCATAGGGAATCTAAAGCCTATTGCTCAAATGCAAGAGGTATCAATGTATGCAATACCCCTGGCTATCTCGCTATTTGCTTTATCCAACTTCACCGGAAGAATAGTCTGGGGTTGGATGAGTGATCGTATCGGTAATACTCTTCTTATCCCTACTGCCTTACTTGTTCAAGGGGCTGTGTCGATGAGTCTATTTTCAGTGCCCGTTTCCGACATACAGTTTATTAGTCTCATTATTTTAATTGGCTTTTGTTTTGGGGCACATTTTGTGCTTTTTGCCAAAGATACCATCCAGATGTTCGGAATCGATAACTACGCAAAAATATATCCATTTATTTTTCTGGGATATGGGTTTGCCGGTATTGCAGGCCCCTTTATTGGGGGATGGGTAGTTGATCTAACCGGCGAATACATGTATGCAATACTTTTGGCATTTACTTTATCTATTGTTGCAACGTTTATATATGTTTTTATTGATAAAAAAGTACACGTTACAAACAGGGCTTTCCAAATAAGATAA
- the tsaB gene encoding tRNA (adenosine(37)-N6)-threonylcarbamoyltransferase complex dimerization subunit type 1 TsaB → MALILSLETSTKVCSVCLSDKQTIVAKKQLFEANSHATHLTLFIQNLFNELPDLSMKDIDAVAVSSGPGSYTGLRIGVSVAKGICYALAKPLIAISSLECLAQAAIAHPDLQNIVDTEMLYCPMIDARRMEVYTALFDSAMNLKEKVSARIIDSSSYLNRLNKHTIVFFGDGSDKCRGTIEHSNAVFIKDLAPLASNMAGLAYKKYQNKQFEDLAYFEPFYLKNFVATVSKNKIF, encoded by the coding sequence ATGGCATTGATTCTTTCGTTGGAGACCTCCACCAAGGTATGTTCCGTTTGTTTATCAGATAAGCAAACTATTGTGGCCAAAAAGCAATTGTTTGAGGCCAATTCGCATGCTACCCACCTTACGCTGTTTATTCAGAATTTGTTTAATGAGCTACCCGATTTATCCATGAAAGATATAGATGCAGTAGCGGTGAGCAGCGGGCCTGGTTCCTATACCGGGCTGCGTATAGGTGTTTCGGTGGCTAAGGGGATATGCTATGCCTTAGCCAAACCACTTATTGCTATTTCCTCGCTTGAATGTCTGGCACAGGCAGCAATAGCACATCCCGATTTACAAAATATAGTTGATACGGAAATGCTTTATTGCCCCATGATAGATGCGCGCAGGATGGAAGTATATACTGCTCTTTTTGATAGCGCTATGAATCTAAAAGAAAAAGTTAGCGCCCGGATAATCGACAGCAGCAGTTACTTGAACCGTCTGAACAAACATACCATCGTATTTTTTGGAGATGGTTCAGATAAATGTCGGGGAACTATTGAGCACAGTAATGCGGTTTTTATTAAAGACCTGGCACCCCTGGCATCTAATATGGCGGGTTTGGCATATAAAAAATACCAAAACAAGCAGTTTGAAGATTTGGCCTACTTTGAACCCTTTTACTTAAAAAACTTTGTGGCTACCGTATCTAAAAATAAAATCTTTTGA